The segment CGAAGATCGTCCCGGACGATGACGTCACCCGTCCGCGACGTGAGGAGTACGCACGTGCCGCAGCCGCACCGGCCGCAGCCCCGGCCGCCCGCCGACGCCGCCCCCGGGCCCACCGACGCCACCCCGCCCGGTGCGCCGCCCGCCCGCGCCCTGGACGGCATCCTCGTCGCGGACTTCAGCCGGGTGCTGGCCGGACCGCTGGCCGCCGCGACGCTCGCCGACCTCGGCGCCGAGGTGATCAAGGTCGAACGGCCGGGCACCGGTGATGACACCCGCTCCTGGGGCCCGCCGTTCGTCGCGGACCCCCCGTGCGGCGCGAACTCCCCCTCCGGCGCGGAGCCGCCCCCGCACCAGGGCGGCGCACCGCGGCGCGGAACGGCCGCGTACTTCGACGCCGCGAACCGCTCCAAGCGCGGCCTGGCACTGGATCTCGGTGACCCGGACGACGCGGCCGCGGCCCGCGAGTTGGCGCGCCGGGCCGACGTACTGATCGAGAACTTCCGCCCCGGCTCGCTCGCCCTCCCCCAAGGACTCGACAAGCTCCGTCCAGGGGGGACCCCCATCGGCCTGGACCACACCGCCACCCGCGCCGCCAACCCGGCCCTGGTGCACTGCACGATCACCGGCTTCGGCTCCGGCGCGGGCGCTCAGCTGCCCGGCTACGACTTCGTCGTGCAGGCCGTCGGCGGGCTGATGAGCATCACCGGCGAGCCCGGCGGCACCCCGCTGAAGGCGGGCGTCGCGCTGGTGGACGTGCTGACCGCGAAGGACGCCACCACGGGCATCCTGGCGGCGCTGCGCCACCGCGACCGCACCGGTCAGGGCCAGCTGGTCGAGGTCAATCTGCTCTCGTCGCTGCTGGGCTCGCTGGTCAATCAGGCGTCCGGCCATCTGGCCACCGGCCGCGATCCGGGCCCGATGGGCAATCGCCACCCGAGCATCGCCCCGTACGAGACGCTGGCCTGCCGTGACGGGCAGCTGCTGGCGGTGGCGGTGGGCAACGACCGTCAGTTCCGGGAGCTGGCGTGGGCGCTGGGCGCCCCGGAACTCGCCGAGGACCTCCGGTTCGCCCGCAACGAGGACCGGGTGCAAAACCGCACAGATCTCATCAAAGCGCTGGAGGGTCGGCTGGCCTCCGACACCCCGCACGGCTGGACCGAGCGGCTGACCGCCGTGTCCGTGCCGTGCGGCCCGGTCAACACCGTCTCCGAGGCCCTGGAGTTGGCGGCGCGCCTCGGTCTCGATCCGGTGACACCGGTCGGCGAGGGGCGCGTCCCCCAAGTCACCAGCCCACTCCGCCTTTCGGGCACGCCGGTCGCCCAACCCTTCGCTCCACCCCGCCTGGACGAACACGGCACGGCACTGCGAACCTGGCTGTCGGGGCCGTCCGACGACCCCTTGCCGCCACGCATGTGACCTTCATCACAAGAGAGCCGTACCCGCAACCAAATCCGTCCGCTCGTGCTGTTTAGCAGCACGGAATCACAACACCCCTGTTATGGAGCAGCTCGTGACAACGCCGGACAACCCCGCGCCCGCTCGGTCCCGCACCCCGCACCAGCTGCTCCCGTCTGTCGAGCAGCCGGCGCCGGGCACGCCGCGCCGCAATCGGCGGATGCGCCGCACCCTCGCCGTGACGGCCCTGTTCGCCGCCGGCGCGCTGACCCTGTCCGCCTGTGGCGGGGACGCCTCGGCCGGTGGCAACGACGACGGCAAGAACGGCCAGGCCGGCGCGGACGCCGCGGCCGCCAAGAACGCCTCCGACGTCAAGATCAAGGTCTCGTCGGACGACGGCGCCACCAACGCCAGCATCAACGACACCGGGGTGAAGGTCACCGACGGCAAGTTGACCGAGGTGAAGCTCACCGACGCGAACGGCAAGGACGTCGCCGGCGCCATATCGTCCGACGGCACGTCCTGGAAGCCGGGCGTCCAGCTGGAGCGCGGGACGAAGTACCGGATCGTGGCGAAGGCCAAGGACGCCAAGGGCCGGGCCGCCACCGAGAACGCCTCCTTCACGACGGTCTCCTCCGCCAACAGCTTCATCGGCAGCTACACCCCCGACGACGGCAAGACCGTCGGCGTGGGCATGCCGGTGTCGTTCAACTTCGACAAGGTGATCAGCAACAAGAAGGACGTCCAGTCCCACATCACGGTGACCTCCAGCAGCGGCCAGAAGGTCGTCGGCCACTGGTTCGGCGCCCAGCGCCTGGACTTCCGGCCCGAGGACTACTGGAAGGCCGGCTCCAAGATCACCATGAAGATCGACCTGGACGGGGTCAAGGGCGGCCAGGGCATCACCGGTGTCCAGTCCAAGACGGTGTCCTTCACCATCGGGCGCTCGCAGGTCTCCACCGTCGACATGAACACCCAGACCATGACGGTCAAGCGCGACGGCAAGACCCTCAAGAACGTCCCGATCTCCGGCGGCAGCCCCGAGAACCCCACCTACAACGGCCAGATGGTGATCTCGGAGAAGTTCGAGCAGACCCGTATGGACGGCTCCACGGTCGGCTTCAAGAACAAGGACGGCAAGGGCGAGTACGACATCCCTGACGTCCCGCACGCCATGCGGCTCTCGGCCTCCGGCACCTTCCTCCACGGCAACTACTGGGGCTCCCCGTCCATCTTCGGCCAGGCCGGTACCAGCCACGGCTGCGTCGGCCTGCGGGACAACAAGGGCGGCGGCGGCGACACCCCGGGCAAGTGGTTCTTCAACGAGTCGCTGATCGGCGATGTCGTCATCGTGAAGAACTCGAAGGACGAGACCGTCAAGCCGGACAACGGCCTCAACGGCTGGAACATGTCCTGGTCCGAGTGGCAGCAGGGCAGCGCGGTCTGACGCACGACGACGCACCCGCGGAGCACAGCTGAAGGCGGTGGCCGGTCCCTGGTAGGGGCGGCCACCGCCTTGTGTGTGTACGGGGGCCATCCGCCCCCAGTCGAAGGGACGGCGCGTCCGTCCCTCCAGTGGGCGGGACGGCGTGTCCGTCCGGCCTCGGTCAGCCGCCGCCCGGGGGCGGCCCCGTCAGGCGCGGCCCTCGTCGGCCAGGGACACCTGCACCAGGAGGGCGGCGAGCGGCGCCAGCAGACCTACCGCACCGGCCCACAGCCGCCACGCGCCGTTGTCCGGCACGGCCAGCAGGGCCCCCATGATCGCCACCGAGCAGACCAGTCCGGCCAGCAGCGGCTTCGGCACGGTGGCGGACCAGGCGGCGCCGAGGTCCAACAGCCGGACTTGTCGCCCTGCCCCACCCTCGGTGACCGGCCCGCTTTCCGGGGCCGGCGCAGCCGCTGCCATGTCCTGCGCCACGTCCTGAGCCACACGCGCAGGCACCGCACCCGGCAACTGCCAACCGTCGTCACCGATCAGCTCGGCGAGCACGTCCTTGCTCCGACGCCGCTGCGGGTGCCACACCAGCAGCCCTGATGTTCCTGCAAGGACGGTCCCCGCGACGGTGCTGGACAACTCGCCGTGGAAGGGAACGGTCCGGTCCGTGCCGTC is part of the Streptomyces platensis genome and harbors:
- a CDS encoding CaiB/BaiF CoA transferase family protein; this translates as MPQPHRPQPRPPADAAPGPTDATPPGAPPARALDGILVADFSRVLAGPLAAATLADLGAEVIKVERPGTGDDTRSWGPPFVADPPCGANSPSGAEPPPHQGGAPRRGTAAYFDAANRSKRGLALDLGDPDDAAAARELARRADVLIENFRPGSLALPQGLDKLRPGGTPIGLDHTATRAANPALVHCTITGFGSGAGAQLPGYDFVVQAVGGLMSITGEPGGTPLKAGVALVDVLTAKDATTGILAALRHRDRTGQGQLVEVNLLSSLLGSLVNQASGHLATGRDPGPMGNRHPSIAPYETLACRDGQLLAVAVGNDRQFRELAWALGAPELAEDLRFARNEDRVQNRTDLIKALEGRLASDTPHGWTERLTAVSVPCGPVNTVSEALELAARLGLDPVTPVGEGRVPQVTSPLRLSGTPVAQPFAPPRLDEHGTALRTWLSGPSDDPLPPRM
- a CDS encoding L,D-transpeptidase; the encoded protein is MEQLVTTPDNPAPARSRTPHQLLPSVEQPAPGTPRRNRRMRRTLAVTALFAAGALTLSACGGDASAGGNDDGKNGQAGADAAAAKNASDVKIKVSSDDGATNASINDTGVKVTDGKLTEVKLTDANGKDVAGAISSDGTSWKPGVQLERGTKYRIVAKAKDAKGRAATENASFTTVSSANSFIGSYTPDDGKTVGVGMPVSFNFDKVISNKKDVQSHITVTSSSGQKVVGHWFGAQRLDFRPEDYWKAGSKITMKIDLDGVKGGQGITGVQSKTVSFTIGRSQVSTVDMNTQTMTVKRDGKTLKNVPISGGSPENPTYNGQMVISEKFEQTRMDGSTVGFKNKDGKGEYDIPDVPHAMRLSASGTFLHGNYWGSPSIFGQAGTSHGCVGLRDNKGGGGDTPGKWFFNESLIGDVVIVKNSKDETVKPDNGLNGWNMSWSEWQQGSAV